A genomic region of Runella rosea contains the following coding sequences:
- the argB gene encoding acetylglutamate kinase — protein sequence MKPKLYVVKIGGNIIDNSEALRSFLTSFAALKGNKILLHGGGKIATQVAEKLGIPTEMVEGRRITDHAMLDVVTMVYGGLVNKNIVATLQSLNSNAIGLTGADAGLIRAHKRPVNDKVDPVIDYGFVGDIDAVNGKQLTAFLKNKLLPIIAPLTFDPTLGVMLNTNADTMASAVAVGLSEFYDVNLVYCFEKNGVLLDADNDDTVIPVLTPELYATCKTAGAIYKGMIPKLDNAFAALRNGVAEVTICHADQLGLALTKKTAGTKLTLG from the coding sequence AAGATTGGCGGAAATATAATCGACAATTCCGAGGCGCTACGTTCTTTTCTGACCTCTTTTGCGGCGTTGAAAGGCAATAAGATTTTGCTCCACGGAGGAGGTAAAATCGCCACCCAAGTGGCCGAAAAATTGGGAATCCCCACCGAAATGGTGGAAGGGCGCCGTATCACCGACCACGCCATGCTCGATGTGGTAACAATGGTCTACGGAGGATTGGTAAACAAAAACATCGTGGCCACCCTCCAATCGTTAAACAGCAACGCCATCGGGCTTACGGGCGCGGATGCGGGCCTGATTCGAGCACACAAACGCCCCGTCAATGACAAAGTAGACCCCGTGATTGACTACGGTTTTGTGGGAGATATTGACGCCGTCAATGGCAAGCAATTGACCGCCTTCCTAAAAAACAAACTCCTGCCCATCATCGCACCATTAACCTTTGACCCCACCTTGGGCGTGATGCTCAACACCAATGCCGACACAATGGCCTCGGCCGTAGCCGTTGGATTATCTGAATTTTATGACGTAAATCTGGTCTATTGTTTTGAAAAAAATGGCGTGCTGCTCGATGCCGACAACGACGACACCGTCATTCCTGTACTGACGCCTGAACTTTACGCCACTTGCAAAACCGCAGGAGCTATTTATAAAGGCATGATTCCGAAACTAGACAATGCCTTTGCGGCCCTGCGCAACGGCGTTGCGGAGGTGACTATTTGCCATGCCGACCAACTCGGTTTGGCATTAACCAAAAAAACAGCCGGGACAAAACTTACGCTTGGTTAA
- a CDS encoding RidA family protein, which translates to MTPEQNLANLGITLPSPPAKGGVYTPVVVTGNLAYISGHISLDLDGSLIAGKVGRDLTAEEAKEASRKTGYLLLATLRSYFGSLDKINKVVKILGMINAVPEFEQHAFVMNGCSELFAEIWGPEKGVGARSAVGMGSLPRMAAIEIEVIFELA; encoded by the coding sequence ATGACTCCCGAACAAAACCTTGCCAATCTGGGCATTACTCTTCCATCACCTCCCGCCAAAGGAGGCGTTTATACCCCCGTCGTTGTAACGGGTAATTTAGCTTACATTTCTGGACACATCTCTTTAGACCTCGACGGTAGCCTGATTGCGGGCAAAGTAGGCCGAGACCTCACCGCCGAAGAGGCAAAAGAAGCCTCCCGCAAAACGGGCTATTTGTTGCTCGCTACGCTTCGTTCTTATTTTGGTAGCCTCGACAAAATCAATAAAGTTGTGAAAATTCTGGGCATGATTAACGCCGTTCCAGAATTTGAACAGCACGCCTTCGTCATGAACGGTTGCAGTGAATTATTTGCCGAAATTTGGGGCCCTGAAAAAGGCGTTGGCGCCCGCAGCGCGGTAGGAATGGGCTCTCTCCCGCGCATGGCGGCGATTGAAATAGAAGTGATTTTTGAACTGGCGTAA
- the sov gene encoding T9SS outer membrane translocon Sov/SprA has protein sequence MGIIRKQLYLISTKSYFIIGLVVALWLVAYVGVAQQPTNRRPVAQDTSRNDRQSRRLLYSRWNDRIGNRFIYTPPRSTFFLKEPKGLSNEFRLDTTRRISVYERIGDAKLPTLNYRDPLSMSYEDFQKLQDKRVFNYLWRDYSSKQDGKGALGARGLLPKLDLPPGLDRIFGSNLVDFKPNGFVLLDFGVLHQNIDNPQVPIRQRKSTNFLFNEQININFNGKIGDKLGMLTNFDTKSSFNFENQFKLDYRPGNLPTNSANLPNASNLPNAAGLGQNGVPGLGQNGSAGQNPFGGLGAGPQNYIPENESIIQGIQAGNINWQIPSQLIPGVQNLFGAKVDLRFGRLTTTVVASQQRSKQQCITLRGGVQNRPFEIRADAYDENRHFFLSYFFRNNYERWLGNLPMIMSGVTITRLEVYVTNRTNNTETLRNFVAFSDLGESAPVNSANPNLAPIVANQPVNNKSNGLYQKVTNDPELREADKTSFALDSRYNLRRGDDYDLLRGARKLSEREYKFQAELGYVSLLTPLRNDEVLAVAYEYTLNGQKFKVGELTEDYQARRDDEVLVLKLLKSSTIRNNTSHPMWNLMMKNIYSLNTTQVGKQNFQLRVIYKDDLTGIDNPNLQEGPIANVPLLRVMGLDKLNPLNDPVLDNSGKAIGDGNFDFVDNVTIDSRFGRIIFPVLEPFGSNLVKQFNSDPVLANKYVFNELYRTTQIDAQQVTEKNKFFLKGSFQGSSGGASIPLPFGVSEKSVTVRAGGVQLQPGIDYAVESQSGSVRLINESVLNSGRDIEICYEQPDLFQNQIRRLLGTRLNYVVNRDMQIGLTAMNMRETPPGFLTRAALGNDPVNNSIIGADITFRKESRFLTKLLDKLPLLQTKEISAIQFQGEIAQSFAGLHPQVRNRIMIDDFEAARTQFDLTRQPTRWRLGGTPQQFPQGTPTNPLEYAYNRAKISAYTIDITFSPQAQVGLSVRPNITTQDFNNFYERLFTPQDIFKGRGQYLVNLPENILDIAYFPRERGMYNFNTDLDPDGRLKNPRKNFGAITRAIGSDVDFDNANVEIMEFWLMDPFKEGPNGVVRDGVTNTNNTTGGKLYFNLGEVSEDVVKNGRYDFENGLPLDEKRTTTTGTLPANVAESAWGYSTRQQYIINAFTNEAGARPKQDVGLDGLSNEEERTFFQNYIQNLPPTLKTEARNQILTDPSGDDFEFYFSAKADSANKKIVERYKNYMGVENNTPEFQSNNEITAAATNLPDIEDLNTDNTINDQEAYYEYEVDLKPGQLDVGKPYIVDKVSAPNGASEEVNWYLFRIPVREFTRKVGNINGFKSIRFVRMYMTDWEQPVVLRFAQLQMVATQYRKYTGDLNARGLQEVPEPYDAQFKIATVSVEENSAPVTTGGQGQGRNIYTVPPGWQRDVDYTTPNQRPLNEQSMSLCVTNLRDGDSRAAFKNVTSQNLLFRERLKMFVHMQNDQNENGQVSAFMRLGTDVSEHYYEIEVTNLQATPPNEADPERVWPQQNEIDIEIPWLIEAKAERDRQASGTISAPYTVTKTDAIGRVYRITVVGRPDLSNVMIIMIGMRNPRTPDQQPKSFCIWVNEMHVQGFDNQSGTAAIARADIKLADLGTVQVAGKYTTFGFGGVQQKLTDRSRDDSREFNLSAALALDKFLPEKWGFKIPLYVNYDLRDVKPHFNPYDPDTPLSMSLANYAENDPRRAQLENASTEKAERRGFNFSNVRKTKTSPNAKRHLWDFENFSFTYAFNEQTRRTSTIADYAQRQYRGGIVYQYGFPQRSWEPMRNVKGFERPYLELLKDFNLSLLPTQIAVRFDADRSFVRTLYRGADLTDDSQEPLFEKYFLFNRAYDLSWNLTKNVVLSYSSFANAVVDEPQGDINTRTKQDSIWRNFRNFGRMKNFDQKVRLTYRLPLEKIPLLDWMTADYNHNITYQYQANSLGIQDSLGSVFGNVARNSLERSIRGKVDLVKAYNKLRYLKFANNPSPPRKNFARSPGDDEEINREPSKLLKNLTRLLMAVRGIDVDYTRQETTTLPGFLPSTPKALGLDAINAPGLPFIFGSQDRTIHYRAAENGWLSKSTMLNLPFMQTLNRTFRMSTRIEPFKDFRVQIEARLTRGDDYREFYRPSTPGGPYEVQSPIRNGNFQMSFMSFKTAFAKINSDNSSPVFDQFKANRQVVLDRLMATKRDDPEYKGGEYNINSQDVLIAAFFAAYNGKDPKEVRLNPFLGFPLPNWRVDYNGLAQLPAFKKIFSSFTLEHSYQSTYSVGNFTSSLDYGAMFVNLAVMNYPIASFANEEGQFVPVFVMSTITMSEKFAPLIGIRARTQNKIDMRFTYNQDRNISLNLSNSQIAELFNRDVTITLGLTRNNVRIPFRINGEFKKLKNDLQFQCNFTIRDTRAIQRRFDEPPTAIAGNYNFQLRPQLNYTVSKLWSLQLYFDRTFNNPYVLNSFRRATTAGGIQVRFNVAEL, from the coding sequence GTGGGAATTATCAGAAAACAGCTCTACCTTATCTCTACCAAATCATACTTTATCATCGGGCTAGTCGTAGCTCTGTGGTTAGTTGCGTATGTGGGGGTTGCTCAACAACCGACCAACCGACGTCCCGTGGCTCAGGATACCAGTCGAAACGACCGTCAAAGTCGTCGGCTGCTCTATTCTCGTTGGAACGACCGTATTGGTAACCGTTTCATTTATACACCGCCCCGTTCCACTTTCTTTCTGAAAGAGCCCAAAGGGCTTTCCAATGAATTTCGGTTGGATACCACCCGCCGTATTTCGGTTTATGAGCGCATTGGCGATGCAAAATTGCCCACCCTCAACTACCGCGACCCGCTGAGTATGAGCTACGAAGATTTCCAGAAATTGCAGGACAAACGGGTCTTTAACTACCTCTGGCGTGATTATTCTTCCAAACAGGACGGCAAAGGCGCGCTTGGTGCGCGTGGCTTGTTGCCCAAATTGGACTTACCTCCAGGCCTTGACCGTATTTTTGGCAGCAATCTTGTCGATTTTAAACCCAACGGTTTTGTACTGTTGGATTTTGGCGTGTTGCACCAAAATATTGACAATCCGCAGGTGCCTATCCGTCAGCGGAAATCCACGAACTTCCTGTTTAATGAGCAAATCAACATTAACTTTAACGGAAAGATTGGCGATAAGCTGGGAATGTTGACCAACTTTGATACTAAGTCAAGTTTTAATTTTGAGAATCAGTTCAAACTGGATTATCGTCCAGGAAATCTTCCCACCAACTCCGCTAATCTTCCTAATGCTTCCAATCTCCCCAATGCTGCGGGTTTAGGTCAAAACGGAGTGCCGGGCTTGGGTCAAAATGGTAGTGCAGGCCAAAATCCATTCGGTGGTTTGGGGGCAGGGCCGCAGAACTATATTCCTGAAAACGAAAGTATCATTCAGGGAATTCAGGCGGGAAATATCAACTGGCAAATTCCTTCGCAGTTGATTCCAGGGGTGCAAAATTTATTCGGGGCCAAGGTTGATTTACGTTTCGGACGTTTGACTACCACGGTTGTAGCTTCACAGCAACGCTCTAAACAACAGTGTATTACGTTACGAGGAGGTGTGCAAAATCGCCCGTTTGAAATTCGTGCGGATGCCTATGACGAAAATCGCCACTTCTTTCTCTCTTATTTCTTCCGCAATAATTATGAACGCTGGTTGGGCAATCTTCCCATGATTATGTCGGGGGTGACCATTACGCGTTTGGAAGTGTACGTAACCAACCGCACCAACAATACCGAAACCCTGCGCAACTTTGTCGCGTTTTCTGATTTGGGAGAATCTGCCCCCGTCAACAGCGCCAATCCAAATCTGGCACCCATTGTGGCCAATCAGCCGGTCAACAACAAAAGCAACGGCCTGTATCAAAAAGTAACCAATGATCCTGAACTTCGCGAAGCGGACAAGACGAGTTTTGCACTCGACAGCCGCTATAACCTCCGTCGTGGTGATGATTATGACCTCCTACGCGGCGCTCGGAAGTTGAGCGAACGCGAATATAAATTTCAGGCGGAACTGGGCTATGTTTCATTATTAACGCCGCTACGCAACGATGAGGTTTTGGCCGTGGCTTATGAATATACCCTCAATGGACAGAAGTTTAAAGTAGGTGAGTTGACTGAAGATTATCAGGCTCGCCGCGATGACGAAGTGTTGGTGTTGAAGTTATTGAAATCATCAACGATTCGTAACAATACGAGCCACCCGATGTGGAATTTGATGATGAAAAATATTTACTCATTGAATACTACACAAGTTGGAAAACAAAATTTCCAACTCCGAGTGATTTATAAAGATGATTTAACGGGAATTGACAATCCTAACCTACAGGAAGGGCCGATAGCCAACGTACCGTTATTGCGCGTCATGGGATTGGATAAGTTGAACCCGCTCAATGACCCCGTTTTGGATAATTCAGGGAAAGCCATTGGGGACGGTAACTTTGACTTCGTAGATAATGTCACGATTGATAGTCGTTTTGGTCGTATTATTTTCCCCGTTTTGGAGCCTTTCGGTTCAAATCTAGTGAAGCAGTTCAACAGCGATCCAGTATTAGCCAACAAATACGTCTTTAATGAGCTGTATCGTACTACCCAAATCGACGCGCAGCAGGTAACCGAGAAAAATAAGTTCTTCCTGAAAGGGTCTTTTCAAGGCTCGTCGGGTGGGGCGTCAATTCCATTGCCATTTGGCGTATCTGAAAAATCAGTAACTGTACGTGCGGGTGGTGTTCAGCTCCAGCCAGGTATTGATTATGCTGTAGAAAGCCAATCGGGCTCAGTGCGGTTGATTAATGAAAGTGTGCTGAATTCGGGCCGTGACATTGAAATTTGTTATGAACAGCCAGACTTGTTTCAGAACCAAATTCGTCGGTTGTTAGGGACTCGCCTGAACTACGTTGTTAACCGCGATATGCAGATCGGCCTTACGGCCATGAATATGCGCGAAACGCCGCCGGGCTTTTTGACCCGCGCTGCGCTGGGCAACGACCCCGTCAACAACAGCATCATTGGGGCCGACATTACTTTTCGAAAAGAGTCTCGTTTTCTGACAAAATTGTTGGATAAACTGCCTCTTTTACAGACCAAGGAGATATCAGCTATTCAGTTTCAGGGAGAAATCGCGCAATCTTTTGCGGGCTTGCACCCGCAGGTCAGAAACCGCATCATGATTGATGATTTTGAAGCGGCTCGTACGCAGTTTGACTTAACTCGCCAACCGACGCGCTGGCGTTTGGGCGGTACTCCGCAGCAATTCCCGCAAGGCACCCCGACCAATCCACTGGAATATGCCTACAACCGCGCCAAAATATCTGCCTATACCATCGACATTACGTTTTCTCCCCAAGCACAAGTGGGGTTAAGCGTTCGTCCAAACATTACGACGCAGGATTTTAATAATTTCTACGAACGACTTTTTACCCCGCAGGATATTTTCAAAGGACGGGGGCAGTATTTGGTCAATTTGCCAGAAAACATTCTGGACATTGCGTATTTCCCGCGTGAACGGGGAATGTACAATTTTAATACCGACCTTGACCCCGACGGAAGGCTCAAAAATCCACGGAAAAACTTTGGTGCCATTACGCGGGCCATTGGGTCAGACGTTGATTTTGACAATGCCAACGTCGAAATCATGGAGTTTTGGTTGATGGACCCCTTTAAAGAAGGTCCCAACGGGGTGGTTCGTGATGGAGTTACCAATACCAATAACACGACAGGGGGGAAATTGTACTTTAACTTGGGTGAGGTTTCGGAAGACGTGGTTAAAAACGGACGGTACGATTTCGAGAACGGATTGCCTTTGGACGAAAAAAGAACCACTACCACGGGAACACTTCCCGCTAACGTGGCCGAATCGGCCTGGGGCTACTCTACACGGCAACAATACATTATCAATGCGTTTACCAACGAGGCAGGTGCTCGGCCAAAGCAGGATGTAGGATTGGATGGCTTGAGCAATGAAGAAGAGCGAACTTTCTTCCAAAATTACATTCAGAACCTTCCGCCTACCCTCAAAACAGAAGCCCGTAACCAAATCTTGACCGACCCGTCGGGGGATGACTTTGAGTTTTATTTCAGTGCGAAAGCCGACAGCGCCAATAAGAAAATCGTTGAGCGCTATAAAAACTATATGGGGGTAGAAAACAATACGCCGGAGTTTCAGAGCAATAACGAAATTACCGCCGCCGCCACGAATTTGCCCGATATTGAAGACCTCAACACCGACAATACCATCAATGACCAAGAGGCCTATTATGAATACGAAGTAGACCTAAAGCCGGGGCAGTTGGACGTAGGAAAACCCTATATTGTGGACAAAGTAAGTGCCCCCAATGGTGCTAGTGAAGAAGTAAATTGGTACTTGTTCCGTATCCCTGTGCGGGAGTTTACGCGCAAAGTTGGGAACATCAATGGTTTTAAATCCATCCGTTTTGTGCGGATGTATATGACCGATTGGGAACAGCCGGTGGTTTTGCGTTTTGCGCAGTTGCAAATGGTTGCCACGCAATATCGTAAATACACAGGCGACCTCAACGCCCGAGGTTTGCAGGAAGTTCCCGAGCCTTACGACGCGCAGTTTAAAATTGCTACCGTTAGTGTGGAAGAAAACAGCGCTCCCGTAACCACAGGCGGACAAGGCCAAGGGCGCAATATTTACACTGTACCTCCGGGATGGCAACGTGATGTGGATTATACCACCCCTAACCAACGCCCGTTGAACGAGCAATCCATGAGCCTCTGCGTGACCAACTTGCGGGATGGTGACTCAAGAGCGGCTTTTAAGAATGTAACGAGCCAAAACCTGCTTTTCCGTGAGCGCCTGAAGATGTTTGTGCACATGCAAAATGACCAAAATGAAAACGGTCAGGTGTCGGCATTTATGCGTTTGGGAACGGACGTTTCGGAACATTACTACGAAATTGAGGTGACTAATTTGCAGGCCACGCCACCCAATGAAGCGGACCCCGAGCGAGTTTGGCCCCAACAAAACGAAATTGATATTGAAATACCTTGGCTGATAGAGGCCAAAGCGGAGCGTGACCGTCAGGCAAGTGGGACGATTTCGGCGCCTTACACAGTCACTAAAACTGATGCCATTGGCCGAGTGTACCGGATTACCGTGGTGGGCCGGCCCGATTTGAGCAACGTGATGATTATCATGATTGGGATGCGAAACCCACGTACGCCAGACCAACAACCCAAAAGCTTTTGTATTTGGGTCAACGAAATGCACGTGCAGGGTTTTGACAATCAGTCGGGGACGGCGGCGATTGCGCGGGCTGACATCAAACTGGCGGATTTAGGGACGGTGCAGGTGGCAGGAAAATACACCACGTTTGGTTTTGGTGGGGTTCAGCAAAAACTGACCGACCGCTCCCGCGACGATTCGCGCGAGTTCAACCTTTCGGCGGCGCTGGCGCTGGATAAATTTTTGCCTGAAAAATGGGGCTTCAAAATTCCGTTGTATGTCAACTATGACCTGCGCGACGTAAAACCACATTTTAACCCTTACGACCCAGATACACCTTTGTCGATGTCGCTGGCAAATTATGCTGAAAATGACCCGCGACGGGCGCAGCTCGAAAATGCTTCTACGGAAAAAGCCGAGCGGCGTGGGTTTAACTTTTCCAACGTACGCAAAACCAAAACAAGCCCGAACGCCAAGCGGCATTTGTGGGATTTTGAAAACTTCTCCTTTACCTACGCTTTCAACGAACAGACCCGTCGAACCAGTACCATCGCCGATTATGCCCAACGGCAGTATCGCGGCGGTATTGTCTATCAATACGGGTTCCCACAGCGCTCGTGGGAGCCTATGCGCAACGTAAAGGGTTTTGAACGGCCCTACTTGGAACTGCTCAAAGATTTCAATCTTTCGCTGTTGCCTACGCAAATAGCCGTGCGCTTTGATGCCGACCGTAGTTTTGTACGTACGCTGTATCGTGGTGCCGACCTCACAGACGACAGCCAAGAGCCTTTGTTTGAAAAATATTTCTTGTTTAATCGGGCCTATGACCTCTCCTGGAACTTGACCAAAAACGTGGTCTTGAGCTACAGTTCGTTCGCCAATGCAGTGGTGGATGAGCCCCAAGGAGATATTAACACGCGAACCAAGCAAGATTCGATTTGGCGTAATTTTAGAAACTTTGGTCGGATGAAAAACTTTGACCAAAAAGTGCGTCTTACTTACCGGTTGCCGTTGGAAAAAATTCCGTTGCTGGACTGGATGACCGCCGACTATAACCACAATATTACGTACCAATACCAAGCCAATTCGTTGGGAATACAGGATAGTTTAGGGAGCGTTTTTGGAAACGTAGCCCGAAATAGTTTGGAACGGTCGATTCGCGGCAAAGTGGATTTAGTGAAGGCATATAACAAGCTACGCTACCTCAAATTTGCTAATAACCCTTCGCCACCGCGCAAAAATTTTGCGCGTAGTCCAGGTGACGATGAAGAAATAAACCGTGAACCGAGCAAATTGCTCAAAAACCTGACGCGTCTACTGATGGCGGTGCGAGGAATTGATGTGGATTATACGCGGCAAGAAACCACAACGCTACCGGGCTTCTTACCTTCTACGCCCAAAGCCTTGGGTTTGGATGCCATCAATGCGCCCGGTTTGCCTTTTATTTTTGGTAGTCAGGATCGTACCATTCACTACCGAGCTGCCGAAAACGGTTGGTTGTCGAAGAGTACCATGCTGAATTTACCCTTCATGCAAACCCTTAATAGGACGTTCCGGATGAGTACGCGTATTGAGCCTTTCAAAGATTTTAGGGTGCAAATTGAAGCGCGACTGACCCGGGGAGATGACTACCGCGAGTTTTATCGTCCTTCTACGCCCGGCGGACCGTATGAAGTCCAAAGTCCGATTCGTAACGGTAACTTCCAAATGTCGTTTATGTCGTTCAAAACGGCTTTTGCAAAAATCAATTCAGACAACAGCTCCCCCGTTTTTGACCAATTCAAAGCCAATCGGCAGGTGGTACTTGACCGCCTTATGGCGACGAAACGTGACGATCCTGAGTACAAGGGAGGTGAATACAATATCAATTCACAGGATGTATTGATTGCGGCGTTTTTTGCGGCGTATAATGGCAAAGATCCCAAAGAAGTGCGTCTTAATCCGTTTTTAGGATTTCCGTTGCCTAACTGGCGCGTAGACTACAACGGACTGGCGCAACTACCCGCCTTCAAGAAAATTTTCAGTTCGTTTACCTTAGAGCACAGTTACCAATCGACCTACAGCGTGGGTAACTTTACGTCGTCGCTGGACTACGGTGCCATGTTTGTCAATTTGGCGGTAATGAATTATCCGATTGCCTCCTTTGCCAATGAAGAGGGTCAGTTTGTGCCCGTGTTTGTGATGAGTACAATTACGATGTCGGAGAAATTTGCGCCGTTGATTGGGATTCGGGCGCGTACGCAGAATAAGATTGATATGCGTTTTACGTACAACCAAGACCGCAATATATCACTCAACCTTTCGAACTCTCAAATTGCAGAATTATTCAACCGCGACGTAACCATCACATTAGGCCTGACCCGAAATAATGTGCGGATTCCGTTCCGTATCAATGGGGAGTTCAAAAAATTGAAGAATGATTTGCAGTTTCAGTGCAACTTTACCATTCGCGATACGCGCGCCATACAGCGGCGTTTTGACGAGCCGCCAACGGCGATTGCTGGTAATTATAACTTCCAATTGCGTCCGCAACTTAATTATACCGTCAGCAAATTGTGGAGTTTGCAGCTTTATTTCGACCGTACGTTCAACAATCCGTACGTACTTAACTCTTTCAGAAGGGCTACTACGGCAGGAGGAATCCAGGTGCGGTTTAACGTAGCGGAGCTGTAA
- the purH gene encoding bifunctional phosphoribosylaminoimidazolecarboxamide formyltransferase/IMP cyclohydrolase encodes MKKIQSALLSVYYKDGLEPIVQLLHQNGVKLYSTGGTQTFIENMGIPVTAVEDLTGYPSIFGGRVKTLHPAVFGGILYRREDAGDVAQAAQFKIPAIDLVVVDLYPFEETVASGASEEDIIEKIDIGGISLIRAGAKNFQDSLIVSSRTQYADVLSILTEKNCSTELSDRRRYAQEAFATTSHYDTAINQWFLGKSTPDIYAFTELPQNSLRYGENPHQAATFYGDLEAMFDKLHGKELSYNNLVDVDACVALIDEFGTEPTFAIIKHTNACGVATAATAKEAYATALACDPVSAFGGVIITNATVDVATAEELNKLFMEILIAPAYEPEALALLQSKKNRILLQRKNVELPAKMFKTILNGVLEQDKDLVVETASQFKTVTAKAPTEAEVRALEFALKVCKHTKSNTIVLATENRLIASGTGQTSRVDALRQAIDKALAFGFELKGSVMASDAFFPFADCVEIARLAGVTAVVQPGGSIRDQDSINYCDANDMAMVTTGVRHFKH; translated from the coding sequence ATGAAAAAAATCCAATCGGCTTTACTTTCGGTCTATTACAAAGACGGTCTCGAACCTATTGTCCAACTTCTCCACCAAAATGGCGTTAAGCTGTATTCGACGGGTGGTACGCAAACTTTTATCGAGAACATGGGTATTCCCGTGACGGCGGTGGAAGACCTTACGGGCTATCCCTCCATTTTTGGGGGGCGTGTCAAAACCCTTCACCCTGCGGTTTTTGGCGGTATTCTGTACCGTCGCGAAGATGCAGGTGATGTAGCGCAGGCTGCTCAGTTCAAGATTCCTGCCATTGATTTGGTGGTGGTAGATTTGTATCCGTTTGAAGAAACCGTGGCGTCGGGAGCGAGTGAAGAAGACATCATCGAAAAAATTGACATTGGAGGAATCTCGTTGATTCGGGCGGGTGCCAAAAACTTTCAAGATTCACTCATCGTATCGTCGCGCACGCAATACGCGGATGTTTTGAGCATTTTGACCGAGAAAAATTGCAGCACTGAACTTTCAGATCGCCGTCGTTATGCGCAAGAGGCTTTTGCGACCACGAGCCATTACGACACGGCCATCAATCAGTGGTTTTTGGGGAAATCGACGCCGGATATTTACGCGTTTACCGAGTTGCCGCAAAATTCATTGCGCTACGGAGAAAACCCGCACCAAGCGGCCACTTTTTACGGAGACTTAGAGGCAATGTTTGATAAACTTCATGGTAAAGAGTTGTCGTACAACAACTTGGTCGATGTAGATGCGTGTGTAGCATTGATTGATGAATTTGGGACCGAACCCACATTTGCCATCATCAAACATACCAATGCCTGCGGCGTAGCTACCGCAGCTACCGCCAAAGAAGCCTACGCAACGGCCTTGGCCTGTGATCCAGTTTCTGCCTTTGGAGGAGTGATTATTACCAACGCTACCGTTGACGTGGCCACGGCCGAAGAATTGAATAAATTGTTTATGGAAATATTGATTGCTCCCGCCTATGAGCCTGAGGCATTGGCGTTGTTGCAATCGAAGAAAAATCGCATTTTACTTCAGCGTAAAAATGTGGAATTGCCCGCTAAGATGTTTAAAACCATCTTGAATGGAGTACTTGAGCAAGATAAAGATTTGGTAGTGGAAACCGCTTCACAATTTAAAACCGTAACTGCCAAAGCACCGACCGAAGCAGAAGTACGGGCGTTGGAGTTTGCGCTGAAAGTGTGCAAGCACACCAAATCAAATACGATTGTGTTGGCCACCGAAAACCGCCTGATTGCCAGCGGAACTGGCCAAACCTCGCGCGTGGATGCATTGCGCCAGGCCATCGACAAGGCACTTGCTTTTGGGTTTGAACTGAAGGGCTCAGTAATGGCTTCTGATGCGTTCTTCCCTTTTGCTGATTGCGTGGAAATTGCCCGTCTGGCTGGTGTAACGGCCGTTGTGCAACCGGGAGGCTCCATTCGTGACCAAGACTCTATTAACTATTGCGATGCAAACGACATGGCGATGGTAACCACGGGCGTGCGGCATTTTAAGCACTAG